The proteins below are encoded in one region of Candidatus Amarolinea dominans:
- a CDS encoding PspC domain-containing protein — MEGKRLFRSRKERMIAGVCGGLAQYLGVDSSIVRLGFLLLGLTVGGGFLAYMVCWLIIPEEPEA; from the coding sequence ATGGAAGGCAAACGTTTGTTTCGCTCACGCAAGGAGCGCATGATTGCGGGTGTATGTGGCGGTTTGGCGCAGTATCTCGGCGTTGACTCATCTATCGTGCGGCTGGGATTCTTGCTGCTCGGCCTGACCGTCGGCGGCGGCTTCCTCGCCTATATGGTCTGCTGGCTCATTATTCCAGAGGAGCCGGAGGCCTAG
- a CDS encoding alpha/beta fold hydrolase, with translation MTIKAWRLALSGLLTLLMIVLTACGGEKTPTPTGNPAAVASATTSVSIPSVNSGAPAGGTNQPAPQPGTSPTGNESTVGGIQAFPAGEVKPVEIITADNVTLTGTFYVAPKAGSPAVAMLHMAGGQRGDWDTLARQLQAAGFSVLTLDLRGHGGSQGQREWDKMGEDAAAAHAWLAGRPEVNATRIGLIGASIGANLSLNFAATQPAVKTLVLLSPGLDFEGIKTEGAMQAYGPRPVLLVASTEDKESADAVTALDKLALGKHTLKMVEGQGHGARMLGRQNGIEETIVNWLQETLK, from the coding sequence ATGACAATAAAAGCCTGGCGTCTGGCGCTCTCCGGTTTGCTGACGCTGCTCATGATCGTCCTCACGGCGTGCGGCGGCGAAAAAACGCCAACCCCTACCGGCAATCCAGCGGCGGTGGCCTCGGCCACCACGTCGGTATCCATCCCCAGCGTCAACAGTGGCGCGCCCGCAGGCGGAACGAACCAACCGGCGCCGCAGCCTGGCACCTCGCCCACCGGCAATGAGTCAACGGTGGGAGGCATCCAAGCTTTCCCGGCCGGCGAGGTCAAGCCGGTGGAGATTATCACGGCTGACAATGTCACCCTGACCGGCACCTTCTACGTGGCGCCCAAAGCGGGCAGCCCCGCGGTGGCTATGCTGCACATGGCCGGCGGTCAACGCGGCGATTGGGACACCCTGGCACGCCAATTACAGGCGGCCGGCTTCAGCGTGTTGACGCTTGACCTGCGCGGCCACGGCGGCAGTCAAGGTCAGCGCGAGTGGGACAAGATGGGAGAGGATGCCGCGGCCGCCCATGCCTGGCTGGCCGGCCGCCCCGAGGTCAACGCGACGCGCATCGGCTTGATCGGCGCCAGCATCGGCGCCAATCTCAGCCTGAACTTCGCCGCCACGCAGCCTGCGGTCAAGACCCTGGTCCTGCTCTCACCCGGCCTGGATTTCGAAGGAATCAAGACAGAAGGCGCCATGCAGGCCTACGGGCCGCGCCCTGTGCTCCTCGTCGCCAGCACCGAAGACAAAGAAAGCGCCGACGCCGTCACTGCACTGGACAAACTGGCCCTGGGCAAACACACGCTCAAGATGGTCGAAGGTCAGGGTCATGGAGCGCGGATGTTGGGACGCCAGAACGGAATCGAGGAGACGATTGTGAACTGGCTGCAGGAAACGCTGAAATAA
- a CDS encoding class I SAM-dependent methyltransferase, whose amino-acid sequence MIDYDRIAHLYDTEFATFADDMPLLRYYADQAGGPLLELGCGNGRVTVPLAQAGFRLTGVDSSAGMLNLARKRLAAARLSERVNLVQADMRRVHLDERFGMGFIQVNSFMHLETSEDQRQALLCWHPFLRPGSPLILDLFNPDIATLLEADGRLMVDNQWRDPQSGAMVIKQLVRKIDLANQIQETIIVYDEVFPDGQTRRMLVPFNLRFLWRSEAELLLEICGYELEMVYGSYDLDPYTSVSPRMILIARRT is encoded by the coding sequence ATGATTGATTACGACCGTATTGCTCATTTGTACGATACCGAATTCGCCACCTTCGCCGATGACATGCCGCTCTTGCGGTACTATGCCGACCAGGCAGGCGGTCCGCTGCTCGAATTAGGCTGCGGTAATGGTCGCGTCACCGTGCCGCTCGCCCAGGCCGGCTTTCGTCTGACCGGGGTGGACAGCTCTGCGGGCATGCTCAACCTCGCGCGCAAGCGCCTGGCCGCGGCCAGACTGAGCGAGCGGGTCAACCTGGTACAGGCCGACATGCGCCGCGTCCATCTCGATGAGCGCTTTGGCATGGGCTTCATCCAGGTCAACAGCTTCATGCACCTGGAGACGAGCGAGGATCAGCGCCAGGCACTGCTCTGCTGGCATCCATTTCTGCGCCCCGGCAGTCCGCTCATCCTTGACCTCTTCAACCCGGACATCGCTACCTTGCTGGAAGCCGACGGCCGCTTGATGGTGGACAACCAGTGGCGTGATCCTCAATCGGGCGCGATGGTCATCAAGCAACTCGTGCGCAAAATTGACCTGGCGAATCAAATTCAGGAAACAATTATTGTCTACGATGAAGTGTTTCCAGACGGACAAACGCGACGCATGCTCGTGCCATTCAACCTGCGTTTCCTCTGGCGCTCCGAGGCCGAGCTTCTGCTGGAGATCTGTGGCTACGAACTGGAAATGGTCTATGGTTCCTATGATCTGGATCCGTACACATCAGTCAGCCCGCGTATGATTCTCATTGCGCGGCGCACCTAG
- a CDS encoding biotin/lipoyl-binding protein, with product MHKIGVTIGGRTYEIQVEAAVQSNTDLRVIVDGKTIPVSVQSLRDPESLDWILVGNRPYEIVLDRDLQWLEVYGRRYGDLTVSDLEAAVARPTSRDGRIKAPIPGIITRLLVAVGDEVEAGQSVVVLEAMKMENEIKAPRSGIVRRINVSSGQGVTLNEVLAEIE from the coding sequence ATGCATAAGATTGGCGTTACGATCGGCGGGCGCACCTACGAAATCCAAGTGGAGGCGGCTGTGCAGTCCAACACCGACTTGCGCGTGATCGTGGATGGCAAAACCATCCCCGTCAGCGTGCAGAGTCTGCGGGACCCGGAGAGCCTGGACTGGATTCTGGTGGGCAATCGGCCGTACGAAATTGTGTTAGACAGGGACTTGCAGTGGCTTGAGGTGTATGGTCGGCGTTACGGCGACCTGACCGTGAGCGACCTGGAGGCGGCCGTTGCGCGCCCCACCAGTCGCGACGGTCGCATCAAAGCACCCATCCCCGGCATCATCACACGCCTGCTGGTAGCGGTGGGCGACGAGGTGGAGGCCGGACAGTCGGTGGTGGTGTTAGAGGCGATGAAGATGGAAAACGAAATCAAGGCGCCGCGCAGCGGCATCGTGCGCAGGATCAACGTGAGCAGCGGCCAGGGTGTTACCTTGAACGAAGTGCTGGCTGAAATCGAGTAA
- a CDS encoding prolipoprotein diacylglyceryl transferase has protein sequence MDPTAFRIGPLTIYWYGLLIVIGAVLAAVFATAEARRRGQDPEHVWNLLTWCLLLGIIGARLYHVFSSPAGGFTGWDYYRSHPIEIIAFWKGGFRGLGIYGAIAGGLLAILLYARVSKLNFWRWADIVAPGVLLAQAIGRWGNYINQELYGPPTTLPWGITIDGLHRFGPYIDLNQYPLDIKFHPTFLYESLWNLLGFLLLFWLARRFASRLRDGDIVAIYLLYYSIGRLWVEIFRPDAWAIAAIPAAQIFALLLMAAALVFLFMRHRDWQPPETWYAEKASASSLPPPATPTVDAVTADSED, from the coding sequence ATGGATCCCACTGCGTTCCGCATCGGGCCGTTGACCATCTACTGGTATGGGTTGCTGATCGTGATCGGCGCGGTCCTGGCGGCCGTTTTCGCGACCGCTGAGGCCCGCCGCCGTGGCCAAGACCCGGAGCATGTCTGGAATCTGCTGACCTGGTGTTTGTTGCTTGGCATCATTGGGGCGCGTCTCTATCATGTTTTCTCTTCGCCGGCCGGCGGCTTCACTGGCTGGGACTATTACCGCAGCCATCCGATCGAGATCATCGCCTTCTGGAAGGGCGGCTTTCGGGGCCTGGGCATCTATGGCGCTATTGCCGGCGGCCTGCTGGCCATCCTGCTCTATGCACGGGTGTCCAAGCTGAATTTTTGGCGATGGGCTGACATCGTGGCGCCGGGCGTCTTGCTTGCACAGGCCATCGGTCGCTGGGGCAACTATATCAACCAGGAATTGTACGGCCCGCCTACCACCCTGCCCTGGGGCATCACCATTGACGGCTTGCACCGTTTTGGCCCCTACATTGACCTCAACCAGTATCCGCTGGACATCAAGTTTCACCCGACGTTCTTATACGAGTCGCTGTGGAACCTGCTCGGCTTTCTGCTGCTGTTCTGGCTGGCGCGGCGTTTTGCGTCGCGCCTGCGTGACGGTGACATTGTCGCGATCTATCTCCTCTATTATTCGATTGGCCGCTTGTGGGTTGAGATTTTCCGACCAGACGCCTGGGCCATTGCCGCCATTCCTGCTGCACAGATCTTCGCCCTGCTCTTGATGGCCGCTGCGCTGGTTTTCCTGTTCATGCGTCACCGCGACTGGCAACCGCCGGAGACCTGGTACGCGGAAAAAGCCAGCGCGTCGAGCCTGCCACCGCCCGCGACGCCCACGGTTGATGCCGTGACCGCGGACAGTGAGGACTGA
- a CDS encoding RpiB/LacA/LacB family sugar-phosphate isomerase, translating into MKIAIGSDERTHLTDFVVHYLQAQEHEVLLFGPLAEDDPDGDWPLVSSHVAAAVASGQADQGVLFCWTGTGASIAANKVPGVRAALVHDAETARGARIWNHANVLTLSLRSTPVGVAKEILDAWFSTPIVEGEAVSEWNLTQIARVTAIENRYRGA; encoded by the coding sequence ATGAAGATCGCGATTGGCAGCGATGAACGCACGCATTTGACCGATTTTGTGGTTCATTACCTGCAGGCGCAAGAGCACGAGGTGCTGCTGTTTGGGCCGTTGGCCGAAGATGATCCCGATGGCGACTGGCCCCTTGTCAGCAGCCATGTGGCCGCCGCGGTCGCCAGTGGACAGGCCGACCAGGGTGTGCTTTTCTGCTGGACAGGAACTGGGGCCAGCATTGCGGCGAACAAAGTGCCGGGGGTGCGCGCCGCCCTGGTGCATGACGCCGAGACCGCGCGCGGGGCACGGATTTGGAACCACGCGAATGTCCTGACTTTGAGCCTGCGCTCGACGCCGGTGGGCGTGGCGAAAGAGATCCTCGATGCCTGGTTTTCAACCCCGATCGTCGAGGGCGAGGCGGTGAGTGAATGGAATTTGACCCAGATCGCGCGCGTGACGGCCATTGAAAATCGTTACCGCGGGGCGTGA
- a CDS encoding class II aldolase/adducin family protein, whose product MAQPRYERPLPNAGRPLPMTELAWRKEVVFICRLLWDKGYAIASDGNVSVKLAAGRYLVTPSGFSKGFIEPDQLLIVNDQLEVVGPQHGAARGLRPSSEMLLHLEAYRQRPDIGAVVHAHPPVAIALSIAGISLARCLLPEVVMTLGLIPTTDYATPASTEGAVIIRDLIQRYDALILQRHGSVTVARTPFEAYLKLEKLESAANITRMLVQLGQASPFPPEEVGKLVQWRHDKGVMKPGQAEDFCETCGVCLRDGQCRLAAR is encoded by the coding sequence ATGGCTCAACCACGCTACGAACGGCCGCTGCCCAATGCCGGGCGGCCGCTGCCCATGACCGAATTAGCCTGGCGCAAGGAGGTGGTCTTCATTTGCCGCCTGCTGTGGGACAAAGGCTACGCCATTGCCAGCGATGGCAACGTCTCGGTCAAACTGGCCGCCGGGCGCTACCTGGTCACGCCCAGCGGCTTCAGCAAGGGCTTCATCGAACCAGATCAGTTGCTCATCGTCAACGATCAACTGGAGGTGGTTGGGCCGCAACATGGCGCGGCGCGGGGACTGCGGCCTAGCTCAGAGATGCTCTTGCACCTGGAGGCCTACCGCCAACGGCCGGACATTGGCGCGGTGGTTCATGCCCACCCGCCCGTGGCCATTGCCCTGAGTATTGCCGGCATCTCGCTGGCGCGCTGCCTGTTGCCAGAGGTCGTCATGACCCTGGGTCTGATTCCCACCACCGACTACGCCACGCCCGCCTCGACCGAAGGCGCCGTCATCATTCGCGACCTGATCCAACGCTATGATGCCCTGATCTTGCAGCGTCATGGGTCGGTGACGGTCGCCAGGACGCCGTTCGAAGCCTATCTCAAACTGGAGAAACTGGAGTCTGCGGCCAACATCACACGCATGTTGGTGCAGCTCGGCCAAGCAAGCCCCTTCCCGCCTGAGGAAGTGGGCAAATTGGTGCAATGGCGCCACGACAAAGGCGTCATGAAACCCGGCCAGGCGGAAGACTTCTGCGAGACCTGCGGCGTTTGTTTGCGCGACGGCCAATGCCGGCTCGCCGCGCGCTGA
- a CDS encoding methionyl-tRNA formyltransferase, protein MKRLVFMGTPEFASTMLQALRAPNRAWEVVGVLTRADKPVGRGQEVAVSPVKAFALTHDLPVQQPRTLRQPEPLADLAALQPDVIVVAAYGLILPQTVLDLPQHGCLNVHASLLPRHRGAAPVAGALLAGDSVTGSTIMLMDAGMDTGPLLAQALLSITPGETRGELMGRLAQQGAELLVSTLPRWLAGDITPQPQDHSRATMTRPIAKSQGRIDWRVPAVQIARQLQAFQPWPGTFTTWHGRSLKINLAQAIPGDAAEPGLVLADAQGVSVVCGEGRLRLLELQLEGKRSLDALTFVRGQRGFVGSVLGADGDTPPMHT, encoded by the coding sequence ATGAAACGACTGGTCTTCATGGGGACGCCGGAGTTCGCTTCGACGATGCTGCAGGCGCTGCGGGCGCCGAACCGTGCGTGGGAGGTGGTTGGCGTGCTGACACGCGCCGATAAACCGGTGGGAAGGGGACAAGAGGTTGCGGTCTCGCCGGTGAAGGCGTTTGCGCTGACGCATGACCTGCCTGTGCAGCAGCCGCGCACGCTGCGCCAGCCTGAGCCATTGGCCGACCTGGCCGCGCTGCAGCCTGACGTGATCGTGGTGGCGGCGTATGGTCTCATCTTACCCCAGACGGTGCTTGATCTGCCGCAGCATGGTTGCTTGAATGTGCATGCCTCGCTCTTGCCGCGCCACCGCGGGGCCGCACCGGTGGCGGGAGCGCTCCTGGCCGGTGACTCGGTGACCGGCAGCACGATCATGTTGATGGATGCCGGCATGGACACGGGACCGCTGCTTGCCCAGGCATTATTGTCCATCACGCCGGGGGAGACGCGCGGGGAGTTGATGGGGCGCCTGGCGCAGCAGGGCGCTGAGCTTCTCGTCAGCACGCTGCCGCGCTGGCTGGCCGGAGACATCACGCCTCAGCCGCAGGATCACAGCCGGGCCACCATGACCAGGCCCATCGCCAAGTCACAAGGACGCATTGACTGGCGGGTACCGGCCGTGCAGATTGCCCGCCAGTTGCAGGCTTTTCAGCCGTGGCCGGGCACATTTACAACCTGGCACGGGCGCTCGCTCAAGATCAACCTGGCGCAGGCCATTCCTGGTGACGCAGCCGAACCAGGCTTGGTGCTGGCTGACGCCCAGGGAGTGAGTGTCGTTTGTGGAGAGGGGCGCCTGCGCCTGCTCGAACTGCAATTGGAGGGCAAGCGCAGCCTCGATGCCCTCACCTTCGTGCGCGGTCAGCGTGGTTTCGTCGGCAGCGTGTTGGGCGCGGATGGCGACACGCCGCCGATGCACACGTGA